The segment TGTTTGTACTATGAGATTGGCATTGGGTTTGGAATACTTGGGGCGAGGATTCTCCGGTTGGCAGTCTCAGCCGGCGGGGTGCACCATTCAGGATACCTTGGAATTTGCATTGGGGCAGATTGCCGGTGAAACAATCCGGGTAGTGGCGGCAGGTAGAACAGATGCGGGCGTCAACGCCTCAATGCAGGTGGTTCATTTTGATACACAGGCTGAGCGACCGTTGACGGCTTGGGTACGAGGTGTCAATCGCTTTTTGCCCGAAGAAATAGCGGTACTGTGGGCTCGTGAGGTGGATGATGCCTTTCATGCTCGTTTTTGCGCCACCGCAAGGCGTTATCGTTATATGCTGTTGAATCGTGGTGTCAGGCCGGCTTTGTTGCGAGGAGGGGTAGGCTGGTGTCATAATCCGTTGAATGTGCATGGGATGCAGATGGCAGCCAATATCCTGATTGGTGAGCATGATTTCAGTGCGTTTCGTGCTGCCGAATGCCAAGCCAAATCACCCATCAAGCATCTGTACCAACTCGATATCCGACGTCAAGGCGCCTTGATCCAGCTTGATCTGCGTGCCAACGCCTTTTTGCATCACATGGTTCGCAATATTGTGGGTTGCCTGATTCAGGTAGGGGCCGGACGTAGGTCGTCAACATGGCTTGAGGATGTATTGGCATCACGGGATCGAAAGCTGGCAGCACCGACGTTTTCGCCAGATGGGCTGTATTTGAGCGGCGTGGACTACGAGAATGTCTGGGGTTTGGGTGACCTGACCATCTCGGATGCTAGGGAAGTGGGTTGTGATGACAAGGGGCGAGTTTGAGCCTGCCTGGTTTGGCTAGCGGTTCCATATCAGTTGATATGTTCCAGCGGCTAAGATGAGTTGGCATATGGATGACATACATGATCTTGACCTTGTGTTGCCACTTGTCTGGTTCCCGTTTCTAGCTAGCGGTTCCGGTCACGACTGACACCGTCAGCACAAGCAGTGCGTGCATTTTCGCCCTGCACGTGGATGTGCATATGTTGAATCTATAAAAAACAAACGACAAGATCATACTCATGGCCTTAAAAACCTTTATTCCGGCATTGTGCACGGCGCTAGCGTTACACGTAAGTGCAGCAGAAGAGCCAATTGCCACTGCAGATGACAAACCGCTTGCCGAAAAGATTGAAGCGCTTCAACGTGCAGTGGCGGAGCAAGAGTCGGCACTGAAAGCGGCGCAAGCACAGAACGAAGCACTACAGGCTGAAATGCAGCAGTTGAGACAAGCAACACAGCCTGCTGTTTTGCCGCCCAATCAGACACTCTCGGCAGACCAGCCCTCTGACCCTAGCTTGCCGCCATGGGTAGGGGAGATTCTTCGGAACATTCAAGGTGATCCGATGCCCTGGGCGGCAGGTGGAGCAGGCGTCATTGTGTTGCTGGGTGCATGGGTGTGGCGCAGCCGTAGCAAGCGCCGTCGCCCCAAAATTCCCTTGTTTGAAGACAGCCTGCTGGCTGTTGGGCCATCGACGACCAATATCTTGGTTGGTGGTGGTGGTGCGGTAATTGACACTACGCTATCGATGACATCGGTGTTACAACCTGGGCATACCGAGCGACGTGATTTGGAGTCGGCTTCGGTTGACCCGGTTGCGGAGGCGGAGGTTTATCTGGCCTATGGGCGTGATCTGCAAGCAGAAGAGATTTTGCGCGATACACTGCAACGCGCGCCAGGCCGACAGGATGTCCGACTCAAGTTGATGGAAATCTATGCAATGCGGAAGGATGTGCCATCCTTGCAGGCGGCAATGGAAACCATGCGTGAGCAGGGCTTGCCGGAGGAGGACGAATTCTGGGTTAAGGCGCTTGAGCTGGTCGCAAGTGTTGCCGACACGCCTTCCGTCGAAACTGATGAGACATTATTGCAGTCCGAGCCATCAGCAGCATCCACTGATACAGGGTCAATACAAACTGAGGTGGCTACGCAACCAGAGCGTTCGCTGGCGATTGATCATCCGTTTGATGAATTGCTGCCTGATACAACCGACGATGCAGTGCCATCTGCCAGTGCGCCGTTGGTTGAACGCGTGGCTGCAGCCGCAGTACCTGCTGAAGCACCACCTATCCACGTCGCTGAGACCTCGCCCGATGCGCAAGTTGTTGAGCTCAAGGAGCGAGTAGAGCCAACTTTGAATCTGTTGCTGCCGGATGTAGAAGTGTTGCCTGCATCACGCCGGAAGCCTGAGACGGCAGGGGGGTTGGAAATCGTCATTGATGAGCCAGCCGAAGCGGCTCCGCAGATGCTATCAGCCCAGCCGGCGTTCATTGACCCAGAGCGGGTGTTGGACTTTGATTTTGAATTCGATCCATCCCAAGCAACTAACGTTTCAACAGCTGAATCTGCCGTTGAATTAACTGAACCCGTGATTGAATTGAATTTGACTGATATTAGCCTGGATTTGACGGCCCCGGTGATGGGTATTGTTGTCGATGACGTGCCCCCGGTTGTGCCGGTGGTGAATAGTGCTACTGACGTACCGGGATTGCCGGTTGTTGAAGAAGATCCGATTGCCATCAAGTTGGATCTGGCGCGCATCTATTTCGAAATGGGCGATACCGAAAGTGCCAACGAATTGCTGGAAGAAGTCATAGGAGAAGGCAGACCAGAACAAATTGAGCAGGCACGCCAGATGCAGAAGCATGGTAGTCTCACTGCCTAAGTCGGTACCTCGCTCAGTTTTTGCTCGCCGATCAGGGCTGGCCGCGGTTATACTCGTTTGCCTGCTATAGACCACTTGGTAAGTATGTCCGCTTGTAAGATCAAGATTTGTGGCTTGACGCGTGAACAGGATGTTGCGGTGGCTGCCAATGCAGGTGCCGATGCGTTGGGGTTTGTTTTTTACCCGCCCAGCCCACGCCATTTGGATGTGGAGCGCGCAAAGGTTCTGGTCGAGAGTGTTCCCCCATTCGTGACCACTGTGGGATTGTTTGTGAATGCGCGGGCAATGGAAATCGAGCGAGTGTTGCGAATGGCCCCGGTCGATCTATTGCAGTTTCATGGTGATGAAGCTCCGGAATTCTGTGGTCAATTTGGCCGCCCTTATATCAAGGCGATTCGGGTGAAAGCAGGTCTGGATTTACATGAATATGCACAGCAGTTTGCGGGTGCGCGTGGCTTATTGCTGGATGCGTTTGTGGAAGGCGTACCTGGTGGCACCGGTAGTATCTTCGATTGGGGGTTGATCCCATCTGATTTGCCAATGCCCATCATTCTTTCCGGTGGTTTGGAATCCGGTAATATCGTGAGTGCGGTCAAACAGGTCAGGCCATGGGCTGTGGATGTTTCAAGTGGTGTGGAGTCTGCAAAAGGAATCAAGGACGCAGACAAGATCGCTGCGTTCATCAATGGAGTGCGCAATGCAAATGTATGACCTTCCTGACGCCCGTGGCCATTTTGGCGAGTATGGCGGAATCTATGTTGCTGAAACGCTGATGACCGCTTTGGATGAGCTGCGGCACGAGTATGAGCGTTATCGTGATGACCCTGATTTTCAAGCTGAATTTCAGTATGAATTGAAGCATTATGTTGGTCGTCCCAGCCCGATCTACCATGCCAAGCGTTGGTCGGAAGTACTGGGTGGTGCGCAGATATTCTTGAAGCGTGAAGATCTCAACCATACTGGTGCACATAAGGTCAATAACACCATTGGCCAAGCCTTGCTGGCTCGTCGCATGGGCAAAAAGCGTGTCATCGCTGAAACTGGTGCTGGTCAGCATGGTGTGGCATCTGCGACTGTTGCTGCCCGATATGGTATGGAATGTGTTGTTTACATGGGATCGGAAGATGTCAAACGACAATCCCCCAATGTGTTCCGGATGAAACTGCTTGGTGCGACGGTGGTGCCAGTTCAAAGCGGCTCTAAGACCTTGAAAGACGCAATGAATGAAGCGATGCGCGATTGGGTGACCAATGTCGAGAGCACCTTCTATATCATTGGCACTGCTGCTGGCCCGCATCCCTATCCGATGATGGTCCGTGACTTTCAGTGTGTCATCGGCAACGAAGCAAAAGAGCAAATGATTGAAATGGTCGGTTGCCAGCCAGATGTGGTGGTGGCTTGTGTCGGCGGTGGTTCCAATGCAATTGGTATCTTCCACCCTTATCTTGGCCTCACAGAGGTCAAGTTGGTTGGTGTGGAAGCGGGTGGTGAAGGGGTGGAAACGGGGCGTCATGCCGCACCATTGTCAGCTGGCCGCCCTGGTGTGCTGCATGGTAATCGTACTTACCTGATGCAAGATCCTGATGGCCAGATCATTGAAACCCACTCAATTTCCGCTGGTCTGGACTATCCAGGCGTTGGGCCCGAGCATAGTTATCTGAAAGATAAAGGCCGGGTGCAGTATGTGGCAGCCAATGATGGTGAGTCGCTACAGGCATTCCATGATCTATGCCGTTATGAGGGCATAATCCCCGCTTTGGAATCCAGTCATGCGTTGGCTTACGCTAAGCGTTTGGCGCCGACAATGAATAAAGATCAGATCGTTCTGGTCAATCTGTCGGGACGTGGTGACAAGGATATCCAGACCGTGGCGAGATTGTCCGGCATTGAGCTTTAAGTCCCGCGGAGCCTTGAGTTCTGCGCGGGTTTTCCCCAATACGCGGCCGTGTAGGCCGTCAAGTAGAGTCCGCTAATAAACATGTCCAGAATTGATTCCAGACTGAATGCGTTGCACCAGCAGCAGCGCAAGGCACTGATCCCGTATATCACCGCAGGCGATCCAACCGCAGCATTGACGGTACCGTTGATGCATGCGTTGGCTGCTGCGGGGGCGGACATTCTGGAGATTGGCGTACCATTTTCTGATCCAATGGCAGAGGGCCCGGTCATACAGCGCGCAATGGAGCGTGCGTTGGCCAACAAGGTCAGTTTGCGTGATGTCTTGGCGATGGTGGCTGAATTCCGCCAGCGCGATGTGGATACTCCTGTTGTATTGATGGGGTATGCCAACCCGGTTGAGGCGATGGGTTATGAGATGTTTGCCCAACAAGCCGCCGCCGCCGGCGTAGATGGCCTGCTGACGGTGGATTTTCCACCGGAAGAGGCGAGTGGTTTGGTGGAAATTCTGGATCGCCATGGCATTGCACCGATTTTCCTGTTGGCACCGACGACACCGGAGTCCCGGATCGAGGTGGTTGGAAAAATGGCGCGTGGATACGTCTATTATGTATCGTTGCGCGGCGTGACTGGTGCGGGGAATCTGGACATGTCCGAGGTGGCGGCACGCTTGCCGCTGTTGCGCAAACATATCAAATTGCCGATTGGCGTGGGTTTTGGTATTCGAGATGGGAAAACCGCCCGTGCGGTCGCTGAAGTGGCTGACGCCGTAGTGATCGGTAGCCGTTTGGTGCAGGAAATTGAATCTGCAGGCGAGCGGGACGCGGTGGAAAGCATCGGCAAACTGGTTAAAGACATTCGAGAGGCAATCGATCATGCCTGATCAGATCGCAGATAGGACGGAGACGATGAGCTGGTTACAGAAACTGCTACCGCCTAAGATCAAAAGCAAAGCCAATGGGGCGAAAACCGGTGTACCGGAAGGCTTGTGGAGCAAATGTTCCGCGTGTGAGGCCGTCCTCTACCGAACAGACTTGGAAAACAACCTCAACGTCTGTCCCAAATGTGATCATCACAATGCGGTATCGGCCCGTAAACGGCTGGAGATTTTGCTCGACCCGGAAGGTCGGTTCGAAATTGGTGCTGAGGTGCAACCGCTGGATACCTTGAAGTTCAAGGATTCCAAGCGTTACCCTGACCGGCTTGAATCAGCTCGCAATGAAACGGGCGAAACTGATGCGTTGGTGGTGATGCAGGGCGCGATTCATCATGTTCCATTGGTTGCTGCAGCATTTGAGTTCAAGTTCATCGGTGGGTCCATGGGCTCAGTGGTGGGTGAACGGTTTGTGCGTGGTGTCAATACCTGCCTTGAGCAGAATCTACCTTTCGTATGTGTCGCAGCAAGTGGCGGTGCGCGAATGCAGGAAGGTCTGATGTCGCTGATGCAGATGGCCAAGACCAGTGCCGCGTTGACTAAATTGGCTGAGCGTCGCTTACCGTTTATCTCTGTACTGACGGACCCGACTATGGGGGGCGTATCTGCCAGTTTCGCTTTCCTGGGTGATGTTGTCATCGCAGAACCGCAGGCGCTGATTGGTTTTGCCGGTCCGCGCGTAATCGAGCAGACCGTACGTGAAACGTTACCAGAAGGTTTCCAGCGAGCCGAGTTTCTGCTGGAAAAAGGTGCTATCGATATGATCGTCGACCGCCGACAAATGCGTGACAAGCTGTCTGATCTGTTAACGTTGATGTTGCGTTTGCCAGCGCGCGATCATTAATACACCCAGGCAGGTGGCGTAGTCGCTTGCTGCAGTTGCAACAGCCGATTTACCAAGCTTGTTTTCATTGTGCTTGGTTGATCGGCTGTCTGTTTGTTGCATGGGTATTGCCATTTGGCACCCGTTGCAACTTTCCTACTTCAACTTGATCTCTGAACATAGTGGCGCAGGATACGTATCTGCATTGCCCTATCTTTGATGGCATTACGATTTGACATGACTGAACCGACAAATTCAAGACAATCTGTTGCGGACTGGCTTCGCTATCTTGAACAACTGCATCCGGTGGCCATAGACCTTGGCTTGACGCGTGTTGACGCTGTGCGCAATCGTATGGGCCTGAAGCTCTCATGTCCTGTCATCACGATCGGTGGGACCAACGGCAAAGGTTCCGTGTGTGCTTTTTTGAGTACGATTCTGGCTGCGGCAGGTTATCGTGTCGGTTGTTATACTTCTCCCCACCTGCTGCAGTACAACGAACGGGTGGCTGTTGATCTGCAGCCCATTGCGGATGCGGACCTGGTCAAATCATTTAATGCGGTGGAGACAGGGCGTAGTGATACGCCGCTAACCTACTACGAGTTTGGTACATTGGCGGCTATTTGGCATTTCGCACAGTCTTCGCTGGATATCGCCATTCTCGAAGTTGGATTGGGTGGTCGGCTTGACGCAGTCAATGCCTTTGATGCTGACTATGCTGCGGTGGTGAGCGTTGATCTGGATCATCAATCCTACCTGGGTGATACCCGAGAAAAGATCGGGTTCGAAAAGGCGGGTATCTATCGAACTGGCAAGGTGGCGGTATGTGGTGATGCACAACCACCCGCCACACTGATTGAACATGCCGATTCAATAGGTGCTGAACTGCACTTGATTGGCCGTGATTTTGGTTTCACCCGGCAAGAGCAGCAATGGGCGTTTTGGGGGCGGCGTGGTAAGCATCTTTCATTGCCTTTTCCAGCCCTGCGTGGCGCATATCAACTGAGTAATGCCAGTACCGCCTTGGCGATTTTGGATGAGCTGCGCGAGCAGTTGCCAGTGGGGATCGGGGACATCAAACGTGGCTTGTTGCAAGTCGAGTGGCCTGCCCGCTTTCAGGTCATGCCTGGACGGCCAAGCGTGATTCTGGATGTGGCCCATAATCCGCATGCGGCCCGAGCATTGGCGGGCAGCCTTAAATCCATGGGTTACTACGAACAAACTTTTGCAGTGTTTTCAATGCTTGCTGACAAGGATATGGCCAGTGTGGTGGCGATTCTCAAGGATCAGATCGATCACTGGTATATTGCACCGCTGACTGGGCCGAGATCCATGTCTGCCGAGGTTTTGCAGCAAGCATTGATCGCTGAAAATGTACCTGGAAAAGTAACGATATTCGAAACTATTTCACAAGCTTATCGTGCTGCCTGTGATAAGGCGGGGGAAAATGATAGAATCGCGGCCTTCGGATCGTTTTATACGGTCGCCGAGGTATTGCAAACCCGTCAGTCCCGGTAGGCCGACACTCAAGGCATGGTCCAACACACTTCGAATGATGAACTCCTGCAGCTGAAAAAACGCGCCCGCCGTCGCTTGGTGGGGGCTATCGCATTGGTA is part of the Chitinivorax sp. B genome and harbors:
- the truA gene encoding tRNA pseudouridine(38-40) synthase TruA, whose amino-acid sequence is MRLALGLEYLGRGFSGWQSQPAGCTIQDTLEFALGQIAGETIRVVAAGRTDAGVNASMQVVHFDTQAERPLTAWVRGVNRFLPEEIAVLWAREVDDAFHARFCATARRYRYMLLNRGVRPALLRGGVGWCHNPLNVHGMQMAANILIGEHDFSAFRAAECQAKSPIKHLYQLDIRRQGALIQLDLRANAFLHHMVRNIVGCLIQVGAGRRSSTWLEDVLASRDRKLAAPTFSPDGLYLSGVDYENVWGLGDLTISDAREVGCDDKGRV
- a CDS encoding FimV/HubP family polar landmark protein, which encodes MALKTFIPALCTALALHVSAAEEPIATADDKPLAEKIEALQRAVAEQESALKAAQAQNEALQAEMQQLRQATQPAVLPPNQTLSADQPSDPSLPPWVGEILRNIQGDPMPWAAGGAGVIVLLGAWVWRSRSKRRRPKIPLFEDSLLAVGPSTTNILVGGGGAVIDTTLSMTSVLQPGHTERRDLESASVDPVAEAEVYLAYGRDLQAEEILRDTLQRAPGRQDVRLKLMEIYAMRKDVPSLQAAMETMREQGLPEEDEFWVKALELVASVADTPSVETDETLLQSEPSAASTDTGSIQTEVATQPERSLAIDHPFDELLPDTTDDAVPSASAPLVERVAAAAVPAEAPPIHVAETSPDAQVVELKERVEPTLNLLLPDVEVLPASRRKPETAGGLEIVIDEPAEAAPQMLSAQPAFIDPERVLDFDFEFDPSQATNVSTAESAVELTEPVIELNLTDISLDLTAPVMGIVVDDVPPVVPVVNSATDVPGLPVVEEDPIAIKLDLARIYFEMGDTESANELLEEVIGEGRPEQIEQARQMQKHGSLTA
- a CDS encoding phosphoribosylanthranilate isomerase, producing MSACKIKICGLTREQDVAVAANAGADALGFVFYPPSPRHLDVERAKVLVESVPPFVTTVGLFVNARAMEIERVLRMAPVDLLQFHGDEAPEFCGQFGRPYIKAIRVKAGLDLHEYAQQFAGARGLLLDAFVEGVPGGTGSIFDWGLIPSDLPMPIILSGGLESGNIVSAVKQVRPWAVDVSSGVESAKGIKDADKIAAFINGVRNANV
- the trpB gene encoding tryptophan synthase subunit beta, which gives rise to MQMYDLPDARGHFGEYGGIYVAETLMTALDELRHEYERYRDDPDFQAEFQYELKHYVGRPSPIYHAKRWSEVLGGAQIFLKREDLNHTGAHKVNNTIGQALLARRMGKKRVIAETGAGQHGVASATVAARYGMECVVYMGSEDVKRQSPNVFRMKLLGATVVPVQSGSKTLKDAMNEAMRDWVTNVESTFYIIGTAAGPHPYPMMVRDFQCVIGNEAKEQMIEMVGCQPDVVVACVGGGSNAIGIFHPYLGLTEVKLVGVEAGGEGVETGRHAAPLSAGRPGVLHGNRTYLMQDPDGQIIETHSISAGLDYPGVGPEHSYLKDKGRVQYVAANDGESLQAFHDLCRYEGIIPALESSHALAYAKRLAPTMNKDQIVLVNLSGRGDKDIQTVARLSGIEL
- the trpA gene encoding tryptophan synthase subunit alpha is translated as MSRIDSRLNALHQQQRKALIPYITAGDPTAALTVPLMHALAAAGADILEIGVPFSDPMAEGPVIQRAMERALANKVSLRDVLAMVAEFRQRDVDTPVVLMGYANPVEAMGYEMFAQQAAAAGVDGLLTVDFPPEEASGLVEILDRHGIAPIFLLAPTTPESRIEVVGKMARGYVYYVSLRGVTGAGNLDMSEVAARLPLLRKHIKLPIGVGFGIRDGKTARAVAEVADAVVIGSRLVQEIESAGERDAVESIGKLVKDIREAIDHA
- the accD gene encoding acetyl-CoA carboxylase, carboxyltransferase subunit beta; the encoded protein is MSWLQKLLPPKIKSKANGAKTGVPEGLWSKCSACEAVLYRTDLENNLNVCPKCDHHNAVSARKRLEILLDPEGRFEIGAEVQPLDTLKFKDSKRYPDRLESARNETGETDALVVMQGAIHHVPLVAAAFEFKFIGGSMGSVVGERFVRGVNTCLEQNLPFVCVAASGGARMQEGLMSLMQMAKTSAALTKLAERRLPFISVLTDPTMGGVSASFAFLGDVVIAEPQALIGFAGPRVIEQTVRETLPEGFQRAEFLLEKGAIDMIVDRRQMRDKLSDLLTLMLRLPARDH
- the folC gene encoding bifunctional tetrahydrofolate synthase/dihydrofolate synthase codes for the protein MTEPTNSRQSVADWLRYLEQLHPVAIDLGLTRVDAVRNRMGLKLSCPVITIGGTNGKGSVCAFLSTILAAAGYRVGCYTSPHLLQYNERVAVDLQPIADADLVKSFNAVETGRSDTPLTYYEFGTLAAIWHFAQSSLDIAILEVGLGGRLDAVNAFDADYAAVVSVDLDHQSYLGDTREKIGFEKAGIYRTGKVAVCGDAQPPATLIEHADSIGAELHLIGRDFGFTRQEQQWAFWGRRGKHLSLPFPALRGAYQLSNASTALAILDELREQLPVGIGDIKRGLLQVEWPARFQVMPGRPSVILDVAHNPHAARALAGSLKSMGYYEQTFAVFSMLADKDMASVVAILKDQIDHWYIAPLTGPRSMSAEVLQQALIAENVPGKVTIFETISQAYRAACDKAGENDRIAAFGSFYTVAEVLQTRQSR